A genomic region of Xanthomonas fragariae contains the following coding sequences:
- a CDS encoding KGG domain-containing protein: MEDLQNSTRSRRGFAALDPEKRRVLASSGGKAAHASGNAHEFTSDEAREAGRKGGQAVSRDRDHMSRIGSKGGRSKQTKPQEESA; this comes from the coding sequence GTGGAAGACCTACAAAACAGTACTCGTAGCCGGCGCGGCTTTGCCGCATTGGATCCCGAAAAGCGCCGTGTGCTGGCTAGCAGCGGCGGAAAGGCAGCGCATGCCAGCGGAAATGCGCACGAATTTACCAGCGACGAAGCACGTGAAGCTGGCCGCAAGGGTGGCCAGGCAGTGAGCCGCGATCGCGATCATATGTCGCGTATCGGCAGCAAGGGTGGGCGCTCCAAGCAGACAAAGCCGCAAGAAGAATCCGCGTAA
- a CDS encoding autotransporter-associated beta strand repeat-containing protein: MNRAFALVWNAAIGNWVVTHELVRRRRKSGATRRSLPSLVILAVGAAAPALAWGACTPASPAAGATVNCTGVPIISNSFSSSANNLTVNVAAGTQMTAGLLGGTAIALSGTNPTLNNAGTVDPSALGLLSVLSTGVTMGNASSTAVTVNNLASGTIYGTGGLLGVNLLNLDGMALGITSASNGAVQINNAGTIDSRALLGLSVLGSDTPVIAVSGGGTVNAVNTGTINGRVGFQSSATGNTFVNAGTINGSVSMGVGSTNSFTAVTGGSVNSAGGLALELLGPGGLLRFAQTGVVDGGGGGTNTLILQNSATGTGSGSTGVGSLSTAQYINFGSLRVNSGTWSVDGASNFGNSALNGGVLQFANPAQLGTAITANGGALQATAAGLTLAPASGIALGTGGLILQGANGLTIGSAITGTGALTITGTGGLGLTGANTFTGGVNLINGALTIGTNSALGSGTVNASGGSVLAGAAVDVSNAFVLSNTIGIGGANNLRIGGAVTGTGVLNKIGTGTLTLGGAKTYSGGTTLGAGSVVLETSGALGTGTVTAAGGLLDTTVPLTLGNAFALTNTLGLGASGNALTLTGILAGVGGINKTGTGTLALNGTNTFTGGTTLASGTLQLGTASALGTGALNVTGASNLSTSAPLTVTNAVSLAGPLNWTGAQALTLSGAINGGGSLIKSGAGDLTLTNTNAYTGGTTLSTGRLVVGSNAALGTDTLTASGGELDATTAATLGNTIALTGTLGVGSSGNGLNLAGTIGGTGGLNKLGTGTLTLSGLNTYTGGTSLYAGTLQVTNGAALGTGALNVTGNAVLQNTAATSLTNAIALTPGVLTLNAAQALTLSGAISGTGSLVKSGSGDVTLSGNNLYSGGTTLSAGTLTVGSNTALGVGALTAAAGTTLDNATVSTLANAIALAGLVNVGGSNALTLTGDITGAGSLDKLGPASLTLAGNNTYAGGTRLTAGSVILGSDTALGAGTLSVSGGLLDSTAARVLANAVVLDADLQLGGSQDFTLNGGISGAGGLTKGGAAALTLGGPNTFAGGVDLNAGSLLIGNGAALGSGALTAADGTQLQATTATTVGNDVILNGALSLTGNNDLGVTGTVSGAGSLVKQGTGALSLSGNNVYTGGTLLNDGALVVGSNTALGSGALTAADNTLLTASTVATLQNAVTVDGQLSIDGQNLTLDGAIDGAGSLVKNGTQTLTLNGNNTWAGGLQLQSGALLAGSDTALGVGTLTAAGGTTLDAATAVALGNAIALNGELTLPGTQDIALNGVISGIGSLDKQGTTTLTLGNANTFSGGVALDAGRLVLGNDAALGVGGLLVGGAAELDANAALTVGNAVQLNDQLTLVGSNDLVVNGAISGAGNLIKNGTTTLSLTASNSYSGGTTLTAGTIAVGANDALGTGNLSVVGNSVLSNAVAVALGNDIALGAALTVDNAADMLASGAISGAGDLIKTGAGTLTLSASNSYTGPLAIQAGTVVASTAASLGNASNVDVAAGAVLNLTNGGLINALSGAGDIDTDASATLKLGGGDFAGSLGGGGNLDKVGAGTVRLLGNSAIGGATQVSGGILDVIGSLGTSALNVGLGGTLTGTGTNGSVASGVTIGDGGRLALTSGSSLSVAGLTLAQGASIDVALAAPSNTRLLAVNGDLTLDGTLNITALGGFGTGVYRLIDYTGALTNNGLGIGLFPGSVDISQLALQTAIGQQLNLVVTAPGSIVQFWDGVQTTANGTVDGGAGTWGAATNWTGQDGSANSTWQGDFAVFAGTAGTVGVQGTQSIGGLQFVSNGYQLTDAGAGALDVTDPLTAIRVDPGATATVDVAISGIGGVQKLDTGTLVLSAANTYTGGTALGGGSLILGDAQALGTGTLTAATGTTLDTDQALTVANAVVLDGALSLAGSNDLSLTGAIDGAGSLIKNGTSTLTLSGTNSYAGGSVLNAGTLAVGSNTALGVGSLSVLGNSTLSNAIALALGNNVNLGADLTIASADDLALTGTLSGAGALTKTGLGTLSLSGSNTFTGPVSVQTGVLATAAPGALGTTSAVDVAAGAGLSLGSNTALGAVTGLGNVAVLSGNTLQLGLNNVGSTFAGSLSDAGNLDKVGTGTLQLTGTSTLGGTTQVTAGTLDVDGTLTSAGGLTVGTGGTLSGSGVVGAPVTVNDGGRLVVTSGALLTTGSMSLAPNATLDAFLGVPSQTGVLAVNGDLTLDGTLNITDIGGFGTGVYRLIDYTGALTNNGLGIGTLPGSIDPTQLTLQTALAQQVNVVVALPGSNVQFWDGTQTLANGSIDGGAGVWSAGSTNWTSIDGLSNSDWQNSFAVFAGTAGNVGVQGTQGITGIQFASDGYVLSDAGAGALSTDAATTIIRVDPGVTGTIDVTIGGTGTLQKLDTGTLVLSAANTYTGGTALGGGSLILGDAQALGTGTLTAATGTTLDTDQALTVANAVVLDGALSLAGSNDLSLTGAIDGAGSLIKNGTSTLTLSGTNSYAGGTVLSDGTLAVGSNNALGTGTLAVTGDSVLSNAIAAALGNAVTLGAALTVDNPANLTLAGDISGSGALIKTNTGTLTLDGSNSYTGGTTLNAGTLVVDSASLQGAIVDNATLVFNQAANEVFTGSITGTGSVIKDGAGALQLNGANGYTGGTSIAAGTLIGDTTSLQGDIANNAALVFDQAIGGVYAGTVSGTGSLEKAGTGVLQLVGANTYTGGTVVSAGSLIGNTTSLQGNVVDNATLVFDQATDGVFAGAVSGTGGVIKQGAGALTLVAPNTYSGGTTIASGSLIGNTTSLQGNVVDNATLVFDQATDGVFAGAVSGTGGVIKQGAGALTLVAPNTYSGGTTIASGSLIGNTTSLQGSIVDNATIVFDQADDGTFSGNVTGSGTLVKNGAGALTLLMTADSSGFTGLTEVNAGTLSVGNSANPGAALGGPVTVGPEGTLTGDGIVGSLISAGTVAIGGTTGTIRVGGNAIFAAGSILQVTPIASGVVTQVMVGGVATVATGTILQLVRAFDMPLFTEISVITAAGGLTGQFTSVVSDYAFVEPNVRTTATVLSVTLGRNTEAMVDAVTAPNQQAAAAAVDGLPTTSPVYQAVVRLPDDPEAIRTAFASLSGESHASTATALLDNRFLTSGIGNHLRGDSQDTRVGDTTVWITGRSLPNHVDGDANTVSVRREDNGLMAGAERHFGERSVVGIAVGNQDIESWSRQSGDRADVDGTHVGVYGHADWSAFTLQGAVDYASNSVDSTRRVRLPGVLEERLTSDYDATAITVSLEASWNLRSGNAVYSPFIAADYTRLKTDGFNERGGITVLSVDSATDTFTTSTVGARGHWELGRIAALYASAGWRHTFGDRSVQRSTGFVGSGSQFSVQSVTLAKNAVIGELGVNLITSPGSRLSLSLQGLNGDGQTAYGGQVTWGVSF, translated from the coding sequence ATGAATCGTGCATTTGCGCTGGTCTGGAACGCAGCGATCGGTAATTGGGTCGTAACGCACGAGCTAGTGCGTCGGCGGCGCAAATCCGGAGCGACCCGTCGTAGTTTGCCGAGCCTGGTTATCTTGGCGGTGGGGGCCGCCGCGCCCGCGCTGGCCTGGGGAGCATGCACGCCTGCGTCGCCGGCAGCGGGCGCAACGGTTAATTGCACGGGAGTGCCGATCATCAGCAATAGCTTCTCAAGCAGCGCGAATAATTTAACCGTGAATGTTGCAGCCGGCACGCAGATGACCGCCGGATTGCTGGGCGGCACCGCCATCGCGCTGAGCGGCACCAACCCCACGCTCAACAACGCCGGCACGGTCGATCCCTCCGCGCTCGGGCTGCTCTCGGTGCTGAGCACCGGCGTCACCATGGGGAATGCCAGTTCCACCGCGGTCACCGTCAACAATCTTGCCTCCGGCACGATTTACGGCACCGGCGGTTTGCTCGGTGTCAACCTGCTCAATCTCGATGGCATGGCGCTTGGCATCACCTCGGCCAGCAATGGCGCTGTGCAGATCAACAACGCTGGCACGATCGATAGCCGTGCGTTGTTGGGCTTGTCGGTACTGGGCTCGGACACACCGGTAATCGCAGTGAGCGGTGGCGGCACCGTCAATGCCGTCAATACCGGCACCATCAATGGGCGAGTGGGCTTTCAGAGTTCGGCCACCGGCAACACCTTCGTCAACGCGGGCACTATCAACGGCAGCGTGTCGATGGGTGTAGGCAGCACCAACAGCTTTACTGCAGTGACCGGTGGCAGCGTCAACAGTGCTGGTGGACTTGCTCTGGAGTTGCTTGGCCCTGGCGGTTTGCTGCGCTTCGCGCAGACCGGCGTGGTCGACGGGGGGGGAGGCGGCACCAACACGTTGATCCTGCAGAACTCGGCCACGGGTACCGGCAGCGGCAGCACCGGTGTCGGATCGCTGAGCACCGCGCAGTACATCAATTTCGGCAGTTTGCGCGTCAATAGCGGCACCTGGTCGGTGGACGGCGCAAGCAACTTCGGCAACAGCGCGCTCAATGGCGGTGTATTGCAATTCGCCAACCCTGCGCAGCTCGGCACCGCCATCACGGCCAACGGCGGTGCGCTTCAAGCCACTGCTGCAGGTCTGACCCTGGCACCTGCCAGCGGCATCGCGCTTGGCACGGGTGGCCTGATCTTGCAGGGCGCCAATGGGTTGACCATCGGCAGTGCAATCACCGGCACCGGTGCGCTGACCATCACCGGTACCGGTGGATTGGGGCTGACCGGCGCCAACACCTTCACCGGTGGCGTAAATCTGATCAATGGCGCGCTGACGATCGGCACCAACAGCGCGTTGGGAAGCGGCACCGTCAACGCATCTGGCGGCAGCGTGCTGGCAGGTGCTGCCGTCGACGTGTCCAATGCATTTGTGCTCAGCAACACCATCGGCATCGGCGGCGCAAATAATCTGCGAATCGGCGGCGCAGTGACAGGAACCGGTGTACTGAACAAGATCGGTACCGGCACGCTCACACTTGGCGGCGCAAAAACGTATAGCGGTGGCACAACACTGGGTGCGGGCAGCGTCGTGCTGGAAACCTCCGGTGCGCTCGGCACCGGCACGGTGACTGCAGCAGGCGGGTTGCTGGATACCACCGTGCCGCTGACGCTAGGCAATGCGTTTGCGCTGACCAATACCCTTGGCCTGGGTGCAAGCGGAAACGCGCTCACCTTGACCGGAATTCTCGCCGGCGTTGGTGGCATCAACAAGACCGGCACCGGCACGTTGGCCCTTAACGGCACCAACACCTTTACCGGCGGAACCACGCTTGCGTCAGGCACGCTGCAATTGGGCACGGCTTCGGCACTGGGCACCGGCGCATTGAATGTCACCGGCGCCTCCAACCTCAGTACCAGTGCGCCGTTGACGGTGACCAACGCCGTCAGCCTTGCCGGTCCGTTGAACTGGACCGGTGCGCAGGCGCTTACGCTCAGCGGTGCCATCAACGGTGGCGGCAGCCTGATCAAGAGCGGTGCAGGCGATCTCACCCTGACCAACACCAATGCCTATACAGGCGGCACCACGCTGAGCACCGGGCGTCTGGTGGTGGGCTCGAACGCAGCATTAGGCACCGACACGCTGACTGCCAGCGGCGGTGAGCTCGATGCGACCACTGCAGCAACCCTGGGCAACACGATTGCACTCACCGGCACCTTGGGCGTCGGCAGCAGCGGTAACGGCTTGAATCTAGCTGGCACGATCGGCGGCACCGGTGGATTGAACAAACTCGGTACCGGCACACTGACGTTGAGCGGCTTGAACACCTACACCGGTGGTACCAGCCTCTACGCCGGCACCTTGCAGGTGACCAACGGCGCTGCACTGGGCACGGGTGCGTTGAACGTCACCGGCAATGCGGTTCTGCAAAACACTGCAGCTACCTCGCTGACCAATGCGATTGCGCTGACTCCAGGTGTACTGACGCTCAACGCGGCGCAAGCACTGACGTTGAGCGGTGCTATCAGCGGTACCGGTAGCCTGGTCAAATCCGGCAGCGGCGATGTCACGTTGAGCGGTAACAATCTGTATAGCGGCGGTACTACGCTCAGCGCCGGCACGCTGACGGTGGGCAGCAATACCGCGCTAGGCGTCGGTGCATTGACCGCAGCAGCGGGCACCACGCTGGACAACGCGACGGTCAGCACGCTCGCCAATGCGATCGCACTGGCGGGGCTGGTCAACGTGGGCGGCAGCAATGCGCTCACGCTCACCGGCGATATCACCGGCGCCGGCAGCCTGGACAAACTCGGCCCCGCCAGTCTGACCTTGGCCGGCAACAACACGTATGCCGGTGGCACGCGTTTGACCGCAGGTAGCGTGATCCTGGGCAGCGACACCGCATTGGGTGCCGGGACCTTGAGCGTGAGTGGCGGCTTGCTCGACAGCACCGCGGCACGCGTTCTCGCCAATGCTGTCGTACTGGATGCGGACCTGCAACTCGGTGGTAGCCAGGATTTCACCCTCAATGGCGGCATCAGTGGCGCAGGTGGCTTGACCAAGGGCGGCGCCGCGGCATTGACCCTGGGTGGACCCAATACGTTTGCCGGTGGTGTGGATCTCAATGCAGGCAGTTTGCTGATCGGCAACGGCGCTGCATTGGGGAGCGGCGCGTTGACGGCTGCCGACGGCACGCAACTGCAAGCCACCACGGCGACCACGGTAGGCAACGATGTCATCTTGAATGGCGCGCTGTCGCTCACCGGCAACAACGACCTGGGCGTGACCGGCACCGTGAGCGGCGCGGGCAGCCTGGTCAAACAGGGCACCGGGGCGCTCTCGCTCAGCGGCAATAATGTCTATACCGGCGGTACGCTATTGAACGACGGTGCGTTGGTAGTGGGCAGCAACACAGCGCTCGGCAGCGGTGCGCTCACCGCCGCCGATAACACGCTGCTCACTGCCAGCACTGTAGCGACGTTGCAGAACGCGGTCACAGTGGATGGTCAGCTCAGCATCGATGGACAGAATCTCACGCTCGATGGCGCGATCGACGGTGCCGGCAGTCTGGTCAAGAACGGTACGCAGACCCTCACGCTCAACGGCAACAACACTTGGGCCGGCGGCCTGCAGTTGCAGAGCGGGGCATTGCTGGCGGGCAGCGACACCGCGTTGGGCGTTGGCACGCTGACCGCGGCCGGCGGCACCACGTTGGATGCGGCCACGGCAGTGGCACTGGGCAATGCGATTGCATTGAACGGCGAACTCACACTCCCCGGCACGCAGGACATCGCGCTCAATGGCGTGATCAGCGGCATCGGCAGCCTCGACAAACAAGGCACAACAACACTGACATTAGGCAACGCCAATACGTTCAGCGGTGGCGTGGCACTGGATGCAGGCCGCTTGGTGCTTGGCAACGACGCTGCGCTGGGCGTGGGCGGTTTGCTGGTCGGCGGTGCTGCCGAACTGGATGCCAATGCAGCGCTGACGGTCGGCAACGCAGTGCAGTTGAACGATCAACTGACGCTGGTCGGCAGCAACGATCTGGTCGTGAACGGCGCCATCAGCGGCGCTGGTAACTTGATCAAGAACGGCACCACCACGTTGTCGCTCACTGCAAGCAACAGCTATAGCGGCGGCACCACGCTGACGGCAGGCACCATTGCGGTGGGCGCGAACGATGCGCTCGGCACCGGCAATCTGTCGGTGGTCGGTAATTCGGTACTGAGCAATGCGGTTGCGGTGGCCTTGGGCAACGACATCGCGCTTGGCGCGGCGCTCACCGTCGACAACGCGGCCGACATGCTGGCCAGCGGCGCCATCAGCGGTGCGGGCGATCTGATCAAGACCGGCGCGGGCACCTTGACTTTGAGCGCCAGCAATAGCTACACCGGGCCGCTGGCGATTCAGGCTGGCACCGTGGTGGCCAGCACCGCTGCGTCGCTGGGCAACGCCAGCAACGTCGATGTCGCTGCAGGCGCGGTGTTGAATCTGACCAACGGTGGGCTAATCAACGCGCTTAGCGGCGCAGGCGATATCGACACCGATGCCAGCGCCACCTTGAAGCTGGGCGGCGGCGATTTTGCCGGCAGCCTGGGCGGTGGCGGCAACCTGGACAAGGTCGGTGCGGGCACGGTGCGCTTGCTCGGCAACAGTGCGATCGGCGGCGCCACGCAAGTCAGTGGCGGCATCTTGGATGTGATCGGCAGCCTCGGCACCAGCGCGTTGAATGTCGGGCTCGGCGGCACATTGACCGGCACCGGAACCAACGGGAGTGTGGCCAGTGGCGTGACCATCGGCGATGGCGGCCGGCTCGCATTGACCAGTGGCTCTTCACTCAGCGTGGCTGGTTTGACGCTGGCGCAGGGCGCTTCTATCGATGTGGCGCTGGCAGCGCCGAGCAACACGCGTCTGCTGGCGGTCAACGGCGATCTCACCCTGGATGGCACCCTCAACATCACCGCCCTCGGTGGCTTCGGCACCGGCGTGTATCGCCTGATCGACTACACCGGCGCGCTGACCAATAACGGCTTGGGCATCGGCCTGTTTCCCGGCAGCGTTGATATCAGCCAGCTCGCCCTGCAAACCGCAATCGGCCAGCAACTCAATCTGGTAGTCACTGCGCCGGGCAGTATCGTGCAGTTCTGGGATGGCGTGCAGACCACCGCCAACGGCACCGTCGATGGCGGGGCAGGAACGTGGGGCGCTGCCACCAACTGGACCGGCCAGGACGGCAGCGCCAACAGCACCTGGCAAGGCGATTTTGCGGTGTTTGCCGGTACCGCCGGCACGGTGGGTGTGCAAGGCACGCAGAGCATCGGTGGCCTGCAGTTCGTCAGCAACGGCTATCAGTTGACCGATGCCGGCGCGGGGGCGCTGGACGTGACCGACCCGTTGACCGCAATTCGCGTGGACCCGGGTGCAACCGCCACCGTCGATGTCGCCATCTCTGGCATCGGCGGCGTGCAGAAACTCGACACCGGCACCTTGGTGCTGAGTGCAGCCAACACCTACACCGGCGGCACTGCACTGGGCGGCGGCAGCTTGATCCTGGGCGATGCGCAGGCATTGGGCACCGGCACGTTGACCGCAGCAACCGGCACCACGCTGGACACCGATCAGGCACTGACGGTGGCCAATGCGGTGGTGCTCGATGGTGCGCTGAGTCTGGCCGGCAGCAACGATCTGAGCCTGACCGGTGCAATCGACGGCGCCGGCAGCCTGATCAAGAACGGTACGTCCACGCTCACGCTCAGCGGCACCAACAGCTATGCCGGTGGCAGCGTGTTGAACGCAGGCACCTTGGCGGTGGGCAGCAACACCGCGTTGGGTGTTGGCAGCCTGTCTGTGCTGGGCAATTCCACCTTGAGCAACGCGATTGCGTTGGCACTGGGCAACAACGTCAACCTTGGCGCCGATCTGACCATCGCCAGTGCGGATGACCTGGCACTGACCGGCACGCTCAGCGGCGCGGGCGCCTTGACCAAGACCGGACTCGGCACCTTGAGCCTGTCCGGCAGCAACACCTTCACCGGCCCGGTGTCGGTGCAGACCGGCGTACTGGCCACCGCAGCACCCGGTGCATTGGGGACCACCAGCGCAGTGGATGTCGCGGCAGGCGCCGGGCTCTCGCTCGGCAGCAATACGGCGTTGGGCGCAGTGACCGGGCTGGGCAATGTGGCGGTCCTGAGCGGCAACACGCTGCAGCTCGGCCTCAATAACGTCGGCAGCACCTTTGCCGGCAGCCTGAGCGATGCGGGCAATCTGGACAAGGTGGGCACCGGCACGCTGCAGCTCACCGGCACCAGCACGCTGGGCGGCACCACGCAGGTGACTGCGGGCACCCTGGATGTCGATGGCACGTTGACCAGTGCAGGCGGCTTGACCGTGGGCACCGGTGGCACCCTGAGCGGCAGCGGTGTGGTCGGTGCGCCGGTCACGGTGAACGACGGCGGCCGTCTGGTAGTGACCAGTGGGGCATTGTTGACCACCGGCAGCATGAGCCTTGCCCCCAACGCCACGCTCGATGCGTTCCTGGGAGTGCCCAGCCAGACCGGCGTGCTGGCGGTCAACGGCGATCTCACCCTGGATGGCACCCTCAACATCACCGACATCGGTGGCTTCGGCACCGGTGTGTATCGCCTGATCGACTACACCGGCGCGCTGACCAATAACGGCTTGGGCATCGGCACGCTTCCCGGCAGCATCGATCCGACTCAGCTGACGCTGCAAACCGCACTGGCCCAGCAAGTCAACGTGGTGGTGGCGTTGCCCGGCAGCAATGTGCAGTTCTGGGATGGCACGCAGACGCTGGCCAATGGCAGCATCGATGGCGGCGCAGGGGTGTGGAGCGCAGGCTCCACCAACTGGACCTCGATCGATGGGCTGAGCAACAGCGATTGGCAGAACAGCTTCGCCGTGTTCGCCGGCACCGCAGGCAACGTGGGCGTGCAGGGCACCCAAGGCATTACCGGTATCCAGTTCGCCAGCGACGGGTATGTGCTGAGCGATGCCGGCGCCGGTGCGCTGAGCACTGATGCAGCAACCACCATCATCCGGGTCGATCCCGGCGTCACCGGCACCATCGATGTGACCATCGGCGGAACCGGCACGCTGCAGAAACTCGACACCGGCACCTTGGTGCTGAGTGCAGCCAACACCTACACCGGCGGCACTGCACTGGGCGGCGGCAGCTTGATCCTGGGCGATGCGCAGGCATTGGGCACCGGCACGTTGACCGCAGCAACCGGCACCACGCTGGACACCGATCAGGCACTGACGGTGGCCAATGCGGTGGTGCTCGATGGTGCGCTGAGTCTGGCCGGCAGCAACGATCTGAGCCTGACCGGTGCAATCGACGGCGCCGGCAGCCTGATCAAGAACGGTACGTCCACGCTCACGCTCAGCGGCACCAACAGCTATGCCGGCGGCACGGTCCTCAGCGATGGCACGCTGGCGGTCGGCAGCAATAACGCACTGGGCACCGGCACGCTGGCGGTGACCGGTGATTCGGTGCTGAGCAACGCCATTGCTGCCGCTCTGGGCAATGCGGTCACGCTGGGCGCTGCGCTCACCGTCGACAACCCGGCAAACCTGACCCTTGCTGGCGACATCAGTGGCAGCGGTGCATTGATCAAGACCAATACCGGCACGCTAACGCTGGACGGCAGCAACAGCTACACCGGTGGCACCACGCTCAACGCCGGCACGCTGGTGGTCGACAGCGCCAGCTTGCAAGGTGCGATCGTCGACAACGCCACCTTGGTGTTCAATCAGGCAGCCAATGAGGTGTTCACCGGCTCGATCACCGGCACCGGTAGCGTGATAAAAGACGGCGCAGGCGCGCTACAGCTCAACGGCGCCAACGGTTACACCGGCGGCACCAGCATCGCTGCCGGTACGTTGATCGGCGACACCACCAGCCTGCAGGGCGACATCGCCAACAACGCAGCATTGGTGTTCGACCAGGCCATCGGCGGCGTGTATGCCGGCACGGTCAGCGGCACCGGATCGCTGGAAAAAGCCGGCACCGGCGTCTTGCAGTTGGTGGGTGCCAATACCTACACCGGCGGTACCGTGGTCAGCGCCGGCAGCTTGATCGGCAACACCACCAGCCTGCAAGGCAACGTGGTGGATAACGCCACGCTGGTATTCGATCAGGCCACCGACGGCGTGTTTGCCGGGGCGGTGAGCGGCACGGGCGGTGTGATCAAGCAGGGTGCAGGTGCGTTGACGCTGGTCGCCCCCAACACCTACAGCGGTGGCACCACGATTGCCAGCGGCAGCCTGATCGGCAACACCACCAGCCTGCAAGGCAACGTGGTGGATAACGCCACGCTGGTATTCGATCAGGCCACCGACGGCGTGTTTGCCGGGGCGGTGAGCGGCACGGGCGGTGTGATCAAGCAGGGTGCAGGTGCATTGACGCTGGTCGCCCCCAACACCTACAGCGGTGGCACCACGATTGCCAGCGGCAGCCTGATCGGCAACACCACCAGCCTGCAAGGCAGCATCGTCGACAACGCGACAATAGTGTTCGATCAGGCGGACGATGGCACGTTTTCCGGCAACGTTACCGGTAGCGGTACGTTGGTCAAGAACGGTGCGGGTGCGTTGACCCTGTTGATGACCGCAGACAGCAGTGGCTTCACCGGGCTGACCGAGGTCAATGCAGGCACTTTGAGTGTCGGCAACTCAGCCAATCCGGGCGCTGCATTGGGTGGGCCGGTGACGGTGGGTCCGGAGGGCACGCTGACCGGCGACGGCATTGTCGGCAGCTTGATCTCGGCTGGCACCGTGGCGATCGGTGGTACCACCGGCACGATCCGTGTTGGCGGCAACGCCATCTTCGCGGCCGGCTCCATCTTGCAGGTCACGCCCATTGCCAGCGGCGTGGTTACACAGGTGATGGTGGGCGGTGTGGCCACGGTGGCAACCGGCACCATCTTGCAGTTGGTGCGCGCATTCGACATGCCGTTGTTTACCGAGATTTCGGTGATCACGGCCGCTGGCGGGCTCACCGGGCAGTTCACCAGTGTCGTCTCCGACTATGCCTTCGTCGAGCCGAATGTCCGCACCACCGCCACTGTGTTGTCGGTAACGCTGGGGCGCAATACCGAGGCAATGGTCGATGCGGTCACCGCGCCCAACCAGCAGGCAGCTGCAGCTGCCGTGGACGGCTTGCCGACCACCAGCCCGGTCTACCAGGCAGTGGTGCGCTTGCCCGATGATCCGGAAGCGATCCGCACCGCGTTTGCGTCGCTGTCGGGCGAAAGCCATGCCAGCACCGCGACCGCATTGCTGGATAATCGCTTTCTCACCAGCGGCATCGGCAACCATCTGCGTGGCGATAGCCAGGACACGCGCGTTGGCGACACCACGGTGTGGATCACCGGGCGTAGCCTGCCCAACCACGTCGATGGCGATGCCAATACGGTTTCGGTGCGCCGCGAGGACAACGGGCTGATGGCCGGTGCCGAGCGGCATTTCGGCGAGCGCAGCGTGGTCGGCATCGCAGTGGGCAACCAGGACATCGAAAGCTGGTCGCGCCAGTCGGGCGATCGTGCCGACGTCGATGGCACCCACGTTGGCGTGTACGGCCATGCCGACTGGTCCGCGTTCACCTTGCAAGGTGCCGTCGACTACGCCAGCAACAGCGTGGACAGCACGCGCCGGGTGAGGTTGCCCGGCGTGCTCGAAGAGCGGCTGACCAGCGACTACGATGCAACCGCGATCACCGTGTCGCTGGAAGCGTCCTGGAATCTGCGTAGCGGCAATGCGGTGTATAGCCCGTTCATTGCGGCCGATTACACCCGCCTGAAGACCGATGGGTTCAACGAGCGCGGCGGCATTACCGTGCTGTCAGTGGATAGCGCCACCGACACGTTCACCACCAGCACGGTGGGTGCGCGCGGGCACTGGGAGCTGGGTCGGATAGCGGCGTTGTACGCCTCGGCCGGCTGGCGGCATACATTCGGCGACCGCTCCGTGCAGCGCTCGACGGGCTTTGTCGGGAGCGGCTCGCAGTTCTCGGTGCAAAGCGTCACCTTGGCGAAGAACGCGGTAATCGGCGAGTTGGGCGTCAACCTGATTACCTCGCCCGGCAGCCGGTTGTCGTTGTCGTTGCAAGGACTCAACGGCGATGGCCAGACCGCGTATGGCGGACAGGTGACCTGGGGGGTGAGTTTCTGA
- a CDS encoding ferritin-like domain-containing protein, whose protein sequence is MAEPQENLMDWLRDAHAMEQQAEQMLKAQAARIEHYPQLKARIEQHLEETLSQQRLVDSCIERLGGSPSVLKDTMGKVAAFGQAMGGMTTSDEIVKGAMASYVFENLEIAAYTALLSAAKTVGDIQTQRVCEQILPQEQAMADWLLAHLPALTEEFLVRDATPGVTAKN, encoded by the coding sequence ATGGCCGAACCCCAAGAAAATTTGATGGACTGGTTGCGCGATGCGCACGCGATGGAGCAGCAGGCCGAGCAGATGCTCAAGGCCCAGGCGGCCCGCATCGAGCACTATCCGCAGCTCAAGGCACGCATCGAACAGCATCTGGAAGAGACGTTAAGCCAACAGCGCCTGGTCGATTCGTGTATCGAACGTCTGGGCGGTTCGCCGTCGGTGCTCAAGGACACCATGGGCAAGGTGGCTGCGTTTGGTCAGGCCATGGGCGGCATGACCACCTCCGACGAAATCGTCAAGGGTGCGATGGCCAGCTATGTGTTCGAAAACCTGGAGATCGCCGCTTACACCGCGTTGCTAAGTGCTGCCAAGACCGTCGGCGACATCCAAACGCAGCGCGTGTGCGAGCAGATCCTGCCGCAGGAGCAGGCGATGGCCGACTGGCTGCTTGCCCATCTGCCGGCGCTGACCGAGGAATTCCTGGTCCGCGATGCAACCCCAGGCGTCACCGCGAAGAATTAA